The proteins below are encoded in one region of Pseudomonas putida S13.1.2:
- a CDS encoding MFS transporter has protein sequence MINPNEKATLRRSQGFAAAGAFGLLLAGTNMTTPLLPLYNSDLGFTPLLMSMTFVCYVSVLIGVLIVFSNPSAAKYAPQLICTSLVVAAVSDFLLSQANEACILLGRGVAGVAGGIGTGAAAALVVTALGAKGRSISATGNLVGAVVGTSFGQACVMILSADAMRVTFIIHGSACMVALAVLLPILYRRREINRFYLKQVHIDSPSAEMAILRLPLAVGCIAWIAISIVIVSLPTLFSIIGLDSAKIGGVIALLVACAMGQLSSPWLAKHAPRISGVMAMAVGAGLLLVGAEVHSSAVVLFGLGILGGGAGVAYRIGLLVITKGCCPSLQSSRSSIYSAVTYGAAAVVILLAGVAGNVFGISHVVTALFSVLVCIKLALSAWAPRLKDSME, from the coding sequence ATGATAAATCCAAACGAAAAGGCGACGCTGCGTCGCTCGCAAGGCTTTGCTGCCGCAGGTGCATTTGGTTTGCTGCTCGCTGGCACTAATATGACTACGCCACTTCTTCCTCTCTATAATAGTGATCTTGGCTTTACTCCATTGTTGATGTCGATGACTTTTGTTTGCTATGTCTCGGTATTGATTGGAGTTTTGATAGTTTTTTCTAATCCATCCGCCGCTAAATATGCCCCGCAGCTAATATGTACATCGCTGGTCGTGGCTGCCGTGTCGGATTTCTTACTATCGCAAGCGAATGAAGCTTGTATTTTGCTGGGCAGGGGAGTGGCAGGTGTTGCAGGTGGTATTGGCACCGGTGCCGCAGCAGCGCTGGTGGTCACGGCACTGGGAGCGAAGGGGCGTTCGATATCTGCGACAGGGAACTTAGTGGGTGCTGTAGTAGGTACGTCTTTCGGACAAGCCTGCGTGATGATTCTTTCAGCTGATGCCATGCGTGTCACCTTTATAATTCATGGTTCCGCTTGTATGGTTGCTCTCGCGGTTCTTCTGCCGATCCTGTATCGCAGGCGCGAGATCAACAGGTTCTACCTTAAGCAGGTACATATTGATTCACCCTCGGCGGAGATGGCCATACTGCGCTTACCGCTTGCCGTTGGGTGTATAGCCTGGATAGCCATCAGCATTGTCATCGTCTCGTTGCCTACGCTATTTTCAATCATCGGTCTGGACAGCGCTAAGATCGGCGGAGTGATTGCATTGCTGGTGGCGTGCGCTATGGGGCAGCTCTCCAGCCCATGGTTGGCTAAACATGCACCTCGGATTTCAGGAGTGATGGCAATGGCTGTTGGCGCCGGCCTACTCCTCGTCGGTGCCGAAGTACATAGTTCAGCAGTTGTATTGTTTGGCTTAGGCATTCTGGGTGGTGGAGCTGGTGTTGCTTACAGAATTGGGTTGCTGGTAATAACTAAGGGATGTTGCCCATCATTGCAAAGTTCCAGGTCTTCTATCTATTCGGCGGTCACGTATGGTGCTGCTGCAGTAGTAATCCTGCTGGCCGGCGTCGCAGGTAACGTATTTGGGATTTCACATGTAGTCACCGCTCTTTTCAGCGTCCTTGTCTGTATCAAGCTTGCATTGTCTGCCTGGGCACCGAGGTTGAAAGACAGCATGGAGTAA
- a CDS encoding MFS transporter yields the protein MAAPKDLDVSTFLDDQPTSGRQWGVFILCMVVLAIDGFDTTSIGFIAPALIDSWDISKQSLGPVMMSGLLGVAVGCIIAGPLADRYGRRLVIVISMLIVGVWSIACAFSTDIVMLSAFRFLTGLGLGASMPNAATLVSEFAPKRRRSQMVASIYSGFAVGAALGGFGSDALISNFGWGSVFIVGGVIPLVFCLVLIRYLPESTAFLLSKGEAYKPRLVEAINRLRPGLATHGCRIYTSEDVLAGSGSVEALFSPKYLLGTMAIWLMLFVGLINLYLLSSWLPLLVKGAGMTLGEAALIGAIFQAGGIFGNLAIGLKMDRWGHHKIVALTILGGAITAAVIGLNTPSMRLLIPLGFVLGYFVNSANGGAYALAAQFYPAQFRATGVSWATGIGRLGSITGAGIGATMLALGWGFRELFLFLSIPASVGILALVIKYRSSRNASAHGSDSAAQLG from the coding sequence ATGGCAGCGCCGAAAGACCTGGATGTGTCGACGTTTCTAGATGATCAGCCCACATCGGGTAGGCAGTGGGGTGTCTTCATACTTTGTATGGTTGTACTAGCCATCGATGGTTTTGACACAACCTCGATTGGGTTCATTGCTCCTGCACTGATTGATAGCTGGGATATCTCGAAGCAGAGTCTCGGGCCTGTAATGATGAGCGGTTTGCTTGGTGTAGCTGTAGGTTGCATTATCGCGGGGCCTCTCGCTGACCGTTATGGCCGGCGCCTCGTCATAGTTATTTCAATGCTAATTGTGGGGGTGTGGAGTATTGCCTGCGCCTTCTCGACCGATATCGTAATGCTAAGTGCATTTCGATTCCTCACTGGGCTTGGCCTTGGAGCATCTATGCCCAACGCTGCTACTCTGGTCTCCGAATTTGCTCCCAAGCGACGCAGATCCCAGATGGTCGCAAGTATCTATTCAGGTTTCGCCGTTGGAGCGGCACTTGGAGGTTTCGGAAGTGATGCATTAATAAGCAACTTTGGGTGGGGATCAGTATTCATTGTTGGTGGCGTAATCCCATTGGTTTTCTGCCTGGTATTAATCAGGTATCTTCCTGAGTCTACAGCGTTCCTGCTAAGCAAGGGCGAAGCGTATAAGCCCAGGTTGGTTGAGGCAATTAACAGGCTTCGACCTGGCTTAGCTACGCATGGTTGCAGGATTTATACTTCGGAAGATGTTCTGGCCGGGAGCGGAAGTGTTGAAGCGCTATTTTCCCCAAAATATCTTTTGGGGACTATGGCTATATGGCTGATGCTATTTGTTGGCCTGATCAACTTATACTTGCTTTCCAGTTGGCTGCCGCTCTTAGTTAAAGGCGCTGGAATGACACTAGGTGAGGCTGCTTTGATCGGAGCTATCTTTCAAGCCGGAGGGATATTCGGCAACCTAGCCATCGGTTTGAAGATGGATCGATGGGGACATCACAAGATCGTCGCACTTACAATTCTAGGTGGTGCTATTACTGCCGCAGTGATTGGGTTAAATACACCATCGATGAGGCTATTGATTCCACTCGGTTTTGTGCTGGGTTACTTCGTCAATAGTGCCAATGGCGGTGCTTACGCATTAGCTGCTCAGTTCTATCCTGCTCAGTTTAGGGCCACCGGTGTCAGCTGGGCTACAGGGATAGGCCGTCTGGGCTCTATTACAGGAGCAGGGATTGGTGCAACGATGCTTGCCCTAGGCTGGGGTTTCAGGGAGTTGTTCTTGTTCTTGAGCATTCCGGCTAGCGTTGGGATTCTCGCTCTGGTTATCAAGTACCGTAGTTCACGCAATGCTTCCGCACATGGCAGCGATTCCGCAGCCCAGCTGGGGTAG
- a CDS encoding LysR family transcriptional regulator — protein MTLHNYQVFVSIVEHGTLVGAAHRLNLSPSAISHALASLEANLGFSLFLRTKLGIRITKSGEEMLVAARSVLAAHNRLLQQAAQLEGLEVGSVTIGALSSICAAWIPGIVHGFRSLYPNIEISVEQGGLDDVRTWIAEGKVDIGFITYPAPPGLDSDDLYCDPLICITPRGFKSEGGASMSVSDLRDVSLISQRGDYARDIARLLEQHKIVIKSQMHAIDAASIIAMVESGLGVAVLPALSLARYKYDLDEFQFDPPACRKIILASLGREGLSPAASKMRSYILSSAENF, from the coding sequence TTGACTTTGCATAACTACCAAGTTTTTGTGTCAATCGTTGAGCACGGCACGCTCGTGGGCGCTGCTCACCGCCTAAATTTATCGCCATCGGCCATTAGCCACGCTCTTGCCTCGCTTGAGGCTAATCTTGGTTTCTCATTGTTTTTGAGGACGAAGTTAGGAATCAGGATTACAAAAAGCGGCGAGGAAATGCTTGTGGCAGCAAGGAGTGTGCTGGCAGCCCACAATCGTTTGCTTCAACAAGCTGCTCAGCTAGAAGGTCTTGAGGTAGGTTCTGTAACAATAGGTGCCCTGAGCAGCATCTGCGCTGCATGGATACCCGGTATCGTTCATGGCTTCAGAAGCCTCTATCCGAATATAGAGATCTCAGTAGAACAGGGCGGCCTGGACGATGTGAGGACTTGGATTGCCGAGGGTAAGGTGGATATAGGATTTATTACTTATCCGGCTCCGCCTGGCCTTGACTCCGATGATTTATATTGTGATCCGCTCATATGCATTACGCCTAGAGGCTTTAAGTCAGAAGGGGGCGCCTCAATGTCAGTGAGTGATCTGCGAGATGTGTCATTGATAAGCCAGCGCGGTGACTATGCTAGAGATATTGCTCGGCTCTTGGAGCAGCATAAGATAGTCATCAAATCCCAGATGCACGCGATAGATGCTGCCTCCATCATCGCAATGGTAGAGAGTGGTCTGGGAGTTGCTGTCCTTCCAGCCTTGTCGTTGGCAAGATACAAGTACGATCTTGATGAGTTTCAGTTTGATCCGCCTGCTTGCAGAAAGATAATACTGGCGAGTTTAGGTAGGGAAGGGTTGAGCCCTGCTGCGAGTAAAATGCGTTCATATATATTATCGAGCGCCGAAAATTTCTGA
- a CDS encoding succinylglutamate desuccinylase/aspartoacylase family protein translates to MIQENVNFEASGVQFGSLRVPHSVNRSAYGHIAIPIAVIKNGDGPTVLLTGGVHGDEYEGPVALSKLVRRINVADVSGRIIVIPALNYPAFLAATRVSPIDGINLNRTFPGKRDGTVTEMIAHYVTSRLLPISDYLFDFHAGGSSLQYLPGVLAPFAHQERDPERAAQLLNAFAPKRIYYYDSDSALSGEDRVLGNYAKKADVAFLCGEFGGGSSVNLEGLQTVEQGLLGYLREVGVLRSELVSNGETCGAQSFSLDGQGLMAFSPKTGFFEPAFQLGETIQPGGMAGAIYDLDNPWEDPVIVNFERGGVAVCIRTYSMVQPGDCLGHLAIPIS, encoded by the coding sequence ATGATTCAAGAAAACGTTAATTTTGAAGCGAGCGGTGTGCAATTCGGCTCACTCAGAGTACCTCACTCTGTTAACCGGTCTGCTTATGGGCACATCGCAATTCCCATAGCTGTTATAAAGAATGGTGATGGCCCTACAGTCCTCCTGACAGGCGGGGTACATGGTGATGAGTATGAAGGGCCTGTCGCTCTTTCAAAGCTTGTGCGTCGGATCAATGTCGCGGATGTAAGCGGGCGTATAATCGTTATACCTGCGTTGAATTACCCTGCATTCCTGGCCGCTACTCGGGTCTCTCCTATTGATGGGATTAACCTTAATCGTACTTTTCCTGGGAAACGCGACGGCACAGTGACCGAAATGATCGCACATTACGTTACGAGTCGTTTGCTTCCCATCTCTGACTACCTGTTCGATTTCCATGCGGGGGGAAGTTCGCTTCAGTATCTACCAGGTGTCTTGGCGCCATTTGCCCATCAAGAGCGCGATCCAGAGCGAGCAGCGCAATTGCTGAACGCTTTTGCTCCGAAGCGAATTTATTATTATGACAGTGATAGCGCGCTGAGTGGCGAAGATCGTGTGCTGGGTAACTACGCAAAGAAAGCAGATGTCGCATTCTTGTGCGGAGAGTTCGGCGGCGGATCCTCTGTGAATTTAGAAGGTCTTCAAACCGTGGAGCAAGGCTTGCTCGGATATCTTCGAGAGGTTGGCGTCTTACGTTCTGAGCTCGTCAGCAATGGAGAAACTTGCGGAGCACAGTCATTCTCGCTGGACGGACAGGGGTTGATGGCGTTTTCCCCGAAAACAGGATTTTTTGAGCCGGCGTTCCAGCTCGGTGAGACCATTCAGCCTGGTGGGATGGCAGGTGCAATTTATGACTTGGACAATCCGTGGGAGGATCCGGTCATTGTCAATTTTGAGAGGGGAGGTGTTGCTGTTTGCATTCGGACTTATTCGATGGTTCAGCCTGGTGATTGTTTAGGGCATCTGGCAATTCCGATTAGCTGA
- a CDS encoding DUF3100 domain-containing protein, which produces MYGAIVYRLRDRGASLDVFKLYFWAIMIVIVAELCGPIKIPVGSGNIVLLPYLWATLLALAVGLMGTRLNRLVAIDIAAQCKAALIFQTAILVFIAKLGLLVGESVPVIINAGWAIIFQELGHFVGTILLGLPVALLLGIKREAVGATFSVGREPSLAIISEKYGMNSPEGRGVMGEYLTNTLLGTLFMTFAAGLVTSLGVFDPKSLAMGAGIGSGTMMAAAAGAIAAQQTPEVAKEVMAIAAAANLMTTTIGTYFTLFISLPLANWAYRTFEPIIGRVSSASIPSDGDFSLSEGERSLTWSGKFFAWTGITMLALLANYVAFASIPAILYLGLALLIAIAFVGEFLFIITRRKIPVVCWVSIVAMFLTSPANPFAEEVKLVASSVNIITLITPILAFVGLSIAKDLRALKQLGWRLVLVSLLATFGTFIGATLVAELFH; this is translated from the coding sequence ATGTACGGTGCAATTGTATATCGGTTGCGAGATCGAGGTGCAAGCCTTGATGTGTTTAAGCTGTATTTCTGGGCGATCATGATAGTGATCGTGGCTGAGCTATGTGGGCCAATTAAGATACCGGTAGGCTCAGGAAACATTGTGCTGCTCCCGTACCTTTGGGCAACCCTTTTAGCCCTTGCCGTTGGCCTGATGGGTACAAGGTTGAATCGGCTAGTTGCGATTGATATTGCAGCGCAGTGCAAGGCTGCGTTGATATTTCAAACTGCTATTCTTGTTTTCATAGCTAAACTCGGCCTACTTGTGGGTGAGTCCGTCCCGGTGATCATCAACGCAGGTTGGGCGATCATCTTCCAGGAGCTGGGACATTTCGTAGGTACCATTCTCCTAGGCCTGCCTGTTGCACTCCTGCTTGGCATCAAAAGAGAAGCTGTCGGTGCCACATTCTCTGTTGGTCGAGAACCCAGCCTGGCAATCATCAGTGAAAAATATGGCATGAACTCTCCTGAGGGTAGGGGAGTGATGGGTGAGTATCTCACTAATACCCTGCTGGGTACGTTGTTCATGACCTTTGCGGCTGGCCTCGTTACGAGCCTGGGCGTTTTTGATCCAAAGTCCCTCGCCATGGGGGCCGGAATCGGATCTGGAACCATGATGGCAGCGGCTGCCGGTGCCATCGCGGCACAGCAAACACCTGAAGTCGCGAAAGAAGTGATGGCGATTGCGGCTGCGGCCAACCTCATGACAACCACAATCGGCACATACTTCACTCTCTTCATCTCACTGCCGCTCGCGAATTGGGCTTATAGAACATTCGAGCCAATAATCGGACGTGTGTCTTCTGCGTCCATTCCTTCCGATGGTGATTTCAGCTTGTCTGAAGGCGAGCGCTCACTGACCTGGTCAGGGAAATTTTTCGCTTGGACTGGCATTACGATGTTGGCTCTTTTGGCAAACTACGTGGCCTTTGCCAGTATCCCAGCGATCCTCTACTTAGGCTTAGCATTGCTAATTGCAATCGCGTTTGTTGGCGAGTTTTTATTCATCATCACAAGGCGAAAAATTCCAGTAGTGTGTTGGGTCTCGATTGTGGCAATGTTTCTTACATCTCCAGCCAATCCGTTTGCTGAGGAAGTCAAGCTGGTAGCGAGCAGCGTAAACATCATCACGTTGATAACCCCCATCCTGGCTTTTGTTGGTTTGTCTATCGCCAAGGATCTTAGGGCCCTAAAGCAACTTGGGTGGAGACTTGTATTGGTGTCTCTTTTGGCCACCTTTGGTACATTTATCGGCGCTACCTTGGTGGCAGAGCTTTTCCATTGA
- a CDS encoding OprD family outer membrane porin, which yields MFFTFRSMVALGFLSVSGLGYADFLKDSKAQLGYKNYYYNNDNRDGEASPSKIAEWAHGLTLDYQSGYTQGNVGFGFDALGMVGMKLDSGKGRHLGSSMIPTDTDGRGVDEWSRFGVTGKAKVGETSLLYGTLRPSLPVILTNDARVLTQTYQGGQVVIKDLPQFTFTGGRISRATARASTDRTGLAITGGTQESDGFTFSGVDWTPQKSLKLQYYFGHLDDYYTQHFLGAVHQWDLGGGQFLKTDLRYFDTSSSGRNSQGDAGYRISGYTSNGDGEIDNKTWSAMGVYGISGHSLTAGYQVVSGGSNFPQVAQGSLPGKGSVGSTLYLFTDRLIQSFNRAGERTYFGQYAYDFSALGVPGLKASLTYLKGDDIKTDSGIDLREWERDLIVDYAVQSGFLKGLGVAWLNGKSHSEASRNQDQNRLILSYTIPLL from the coding sequence ATGTTCTTCACATTTAGATCAATGGTTGCACTAGGCTTTTTGTCGGTGTCTGGTTTGGGGTATGCTGATTTTCTCAAAGATAGTAAGGCTCAGCTCGGTTATAAAAATTACTACTACAATAACGATAACCGAGACGGGGAAGCATCTCCGTCAAAAATTGCTGAGTGGGCACATGGTTTAACACTTGATTATCAGTCTGGTTATACACAAGGCAACGTGGGTTTCGGGTTTGATGCCTTGGGTATGGTTGGGATGAAGCTGGATAGCGGGAAAGGGCGTCATCTAGGAAGTAGCATGATTCCTACTGACACTGATGGGCGGGGGGTTGATGAGTGGAGTCGCTTTGGTGTTACTGGCAAAGCAAAGGTTGGCGAAACCAGCTTACTCTATGGAACGTTGCGACCCTCCCTTCCTGTCATTTTGACTAATGACGCACGCGTATTGACGCAGACATACCAGGGCGGTCAAGTCGTGATTAAGGATTTACCCCAGTTCACATTCACTGGCGGTCGCATAAGCCGTGCTACTGCTCGTGCCTCTACTGATCGCACCGGACTCGCTATCACCGGTGGTACCCAAGAGAGCGACGGGTTCACGTTCTCAGGTGTTGACTGGACGCCGCAGAAAAGTCTTAAACTTCAATACTACTTTGGGCACCTGGACGATTACTACACGCAGCACTTCCTTGGCGCTGTTCATCAGTGGGATTTAGGAGGCGGGCAGTTTTTAAAGACCGATCTCCGCTACTTTGATACGAGCTCTTCAGGACGAAACAGTCAAGGCGATGCTGGCTATCGTATCAGCGGTTATACAAGCAATGGCGATGGTGAAATTGACAACAAGACTTGGAGTGCAATGGGAGTGTATGGCATCTCAGGTCATTCGCTCACGGCAGGGTACCAGGTGGTGTCGGGGGGCAGTAACTTCCCTCAGGTAGCCCAGGGTAGCTTGCCCGGCAAAGGATCGGTTGGTAGTACGCTCTACCTGTTCACTGACAGGCTTATCCAGAGCTTCAACAGAGCGGGGGAGAGGACGTACTTTGGCCAGTATGCGTATGATTTTTCCGCGTTAGGTGTGCCAGGTCTCAAGGCATCGCTGACATACCTTAAGGGCGACGATATCAAAACGGATAGCGGCATTGACCTTCGAGAGTGGGAGCGGGATCTCATCGTTGATTACGCTGTTCAGTCCGGTTTTCTCAAGGGACTGGGGGTGGCCTGGCTTAACGGAAAATCGCATAGCGAAGCATCAAGAAACCAGGATCAAAACAGACTGATCCTGAGCTATACGATCCCCCTACTATGA
- a CDS encoding hydroxypyruvate isomerase family protein, which translates to MLNFNAHLGFQFTELPFLQRFAAATLVGFKAVEFPSPYAYDASVLGDLLQKHKLKLVQFAAPAGETKGLAAVPGKEDEFRHGLKVAVQYAKALGCANVHLMSGVSGDGQANTVFRENLDYGVKYLLDHGLVPLLEVICTEAAPGYFFSDFHKAQDALERFPDLRLILDLYHAQILTQDAIGMLRAYHHRTEHVQIADWPGRHEPGTGSMDFLSLFNMLQQLDYSGWVGCEYHPSGVTTDTLGWMSRFKSDL; encoded by the coding sequence ATGCTCAACTTCAACGCGCACCTAGGTTTTCAGTTCACTGAGCTTCCTTTTCTCCAGCGCTTCGCTGCAGCCACCCTAGTAGGCTTCAAAGCGGTAGAGTTTCCTTCCCCTTATGCCTACGACGCTTCGGTGCTAGGCGATCTGCTTCAAAAGCACAAATTGAAGCTTGTTCAGTTCGCAGCCCCCGCTGGTGAGACGAAGGGCCTTGCAGCCGTTCCGGGGAAAGAAGACGAGTTTCGTCATGGCCTGAAGGTAGCAGTGCAGTACGCCAAAGCGCTCGGTTGCGCCAACGTGCACCTGATGTCAGGCGTCAGTGGGGATGGCCAGGCAAACACTGTCTTCAGAGAAAACCTGGATTACGGGGTCAAGTACCTGCTCGATCATGGTCTTGTTCCGTTGTTGGAGGTTATCTGCACAGAAGCTGCGCCAGGTTACTTCTTCTCGGATTTCCACAAGGCGCAGGACGCTCTTGAGCGTTTCCCAGACCTTCGTCTGATTCTGGATCTCTACCATGCTCAGATCCTGACGCAGGATGCGATAGGCATGCTTCGGGCCTATCATCATCGAACTGAGCATGTACAGATTGCAGACTGGCCTGGACGACATGAACCAGGTACCGGGAGTATGGATTTTTTGAGCCTGTTCAACATGTTGCAACAGCTTGACTATAGCGGCTGGGTGGGGTGCGAGTACCATCCTTCTGGTGTGACTACGGACACGCTTGGATGGATGAGTCGATTCAAGAGCGATCTGTGA
- a CDS encoding LysR substrate-binding domain-containing protein — MRYDLTSLDLFITVAQERNLTRAGRIKHVAVSAISKRITELEAQIGSPLLLRNARGVELTPAGQSLLFYARQLKQTMAQLDTELSGYASGVKGHIRIHAITSALSQFLPQDVDGFAQLYPQIKFDIEERVGSAVIRAVADGRADLGIIAAQTASEGLEALTYRHDELTLVVPSGHELATRKVIRFKEVLEHEFVGPHLESSMHTLLTAEAAKLGMSLKLRIRISSFDCMCRMVSAGLGIAVLPRSVINQYLRSHKLKAVTLDEPWAHRTLLLVVRKYEAASPTLKTFIDHLKLPE; from the coding sequence TTGCGCTACGACCTTACCAGCCTTGACCTTTTCATCACTGTTGCCCAGGAGCGGAACCTCACTCGTGCCGGTCGAATCAAGCATGTCGCAGTTTCGGCCATCAGCAAAAGGATCACTGAGCTCGAGGCGCAGATCGGCTCCCCGCTACTGCTGCGTAATGCTAGAGGGGTAGAGCTGACCCCAGCAGGTCAATCCCTGTTGTTTTACGCCAGGCAACTCAAGCAAACCATGGCCCAGCTCGACACCGAATTGAGTGGGTATGCAAGCGGAGTCAAAGGACACATTCGAATCCACGCGATCACTTCCGCGTTGTCCCAATTTTTGCCTCAGGACGTTGATGGTTTTGCCCAGCTCTACCCACAGATCAAGTTTGATATCGAGGAGCGAGTTGGCTCTGCTGTGATTCGAGCGGTAGCTGATGGCCGAGCTGACCTTGGGATCATCGCAGCACAAACGGCCTCAGAGGGGCTTGAGGCGCTGACCTACAGGCATGATGAGTTGACCTTGGTGGTCCCCAGTGGTCATGAGCTAGCCACGCGTAAGGTCATCAGATTCAAGGAGGTGCTGGAGCATGAATTCGTTGGCCCTCACCTTGAAAGCTCGATGCACACCTTGCTGACAGCGGAGGCCGCGAAGCTGGGTATGAGCCTCAAGTTACGTATTCGGATTAGCAGCTTCGACTGCATGTGCAGGATGGTGTCTGCCGGGCTGGGTATCGCTGTGCTGCCTCGAAGTGTCATCAACCAGTATCTGCGCAGCCACAAGCTCAAGGCTGTGACCCTGGATGAGCCATGGGCACACCGCACGCTGTTACTGGTGGTCAGAAAGTACGAAGCCGCATCCCCCACGCTCAAAACGTTCATCGATCACCTTAAGCTACCAGAGTAG